The Astyanax mexicanus isolate ESR-SI-001 chromosome 12, AstMex3_surface, whole genome shotgun sequence genome window below encodes:
- the borcs6 gene encoding BLOC-1 related complex subunit 6 yields the protein MSHSPGIGHDLQEATNGVDWMSTHGSTSLKYRDGGACPEQDSQDGTVAETDGHTPHTPHTPHTTESVCRQTDKHSDKPHTNTHTPDQDPPHTPHSQPASKHCSDSADPDHTHTNDGWRGVEEEEDGGEDEDEPVKETTTENPPTSEAPPTEPPSRTASEDDAPSSSSTPPEQAPPLVPAPPPGSDPAPVVSEADAWQRPVHVMAEVRVHSAPERERVVRGMQDSKSLDGISNAYGGGPRGSGAKGGQAEGRRATISSALELEGTVSHDGDLTHFITKNLEQKIKMSSRPSLDTDCESDCSGPVVRGRGSSRRPADIPPIDPSVLLDLHKHTQEVAQSVEMMLRSLNGTIQNMTALSVGYIQTYRDSVDSLGESVDMSIKGMYTLMARCEELDRSMQPIQALAAQIRDIKRTLDTLEAICK from the exons ATGAGCCACTCCCCTGGGATTGGCCATGACTTGCAGGAGGCAACCAATGGGGTTGATTGGATGAGCACTCATGGATCCACCTCTTTGAAGTATCGGGATGGAGGCGCTTGCCCAGAGCAGGACTCTCAGGACGGAACTGTAGCAGAAACTGATggacacacacctcacacacctcacacaccccacaccacagaGTCGGTgtgcagacaaacagacaaacactcAGACAAAcctcacaccaacacacacacccctgacCAAGatcccccacacacaccccactcacAACCAGCGTCCAAACACTGCTCGGACTCAGCCGaccctgatcacacacacactaacgatGGGTGGAGAGgagtggaggaagaggaggacggaggagaagatgaagatgag CCAGTGAAAGAAACCACCACAGAAAATCCACCAAcctcagaagctccgcccacagaACCGCCCAGCAGAACCGCGTCTGAAGACGAtgctccttcttcctcttccacgccacctGAGCAGGCCCCGCCCCTGGTTCCAGCCCCTCCCCCTGGTTCAGACCCCGCCCCCGTGGTGTCGGAGGCTGACGCGTGGCAGCGGCCGGTGCATGTGATGGCGGAGGTGCGCGTGCACTCGGCGCCGGAGCGGGAGCGGGTGGTGCGGGGGATGCAGGACAGTAAGAGTCTGGACGGGATCAGTAACGCGTACGGAGGAGGACCCCGGGGCTCAGGGGCCAAAGGGGGCCAGGCTGAGGGCCGCAGGGCCACCATCTCCAGTGCTCTGGAACTGGAGGGGACCGTGAGCCACGACGGAGATCTCACGCACTTCATCACCAAGAACCTGGAGCAGAAGATCAAGATGAGCTCGAGACCCAGTCTCGACACCGACTGCGAGT CGGACTGTTCGGGTCCGGTGGTCCGAGGTCGGGGGTCGTCGCGTCGGCCGGCTGATATCCCCCCTATTGACCCCTCAGTGCTGCTGGatctgcataaacacacacaggaagtGGCGCAGAGTGTGGAgatgatgctccgcagcctcaaCGGAACCATCCAGAAC atgaCGGCTCTGAGTGTGGGCTATATTCAGACCTACAGAGACTCGGTGGATAGTTTGGGAGAGTCGGTGGATATGAGCATAAAG ggaATGTACACGCTGATGGCTCGGTGTGAGGAGCTGGACCGCTCCATGCAGCCAATCCAGGCCCTCGCCGCTCAGATCAGAGACATCAAACGCACGCTGGACACCTTGGAAGCCATCTGCAAGTAA